GAGTTGGCCGATCACCGTTGTCATGACCTCGGTCAGCATCCGCTGGCGATCCAGATCGACCGGATCGTCGGCCTTCAGATCGGCAATTCCCTCGTAGGCCTTGACCACTTCCTCACGCGCATCGGAGATCTGGACACTGACCACCTGTGGTGTCGTGCGGTCACGGAGCCGGAGATCGAGCGCGTAGGCGCCGCTGCGCGCGGCCGCCACTGTTTCCTCCATGGCCTTCGCGAGTTGACCGGGCGTGCCGTCACGGTTGGCCGGGCACTGGGTCAGCAACACCGCCAGCGCGGCGATCAGCAGGGCGGCAATGATTGCCACCCGTATTCGTCGCGGCCTGTCCTCGTCGCGCGCCACGGCGGTCCCCCTCACCCGGGCAGTGTTTCGCCGCCCAACGGAGCCAGGACCTCACCGCTGTAGTACGACGAGAGCTGGTTGGCGGCGAAGAACACGTACGAGGGGGCGATCTCGTCGGGTTGCGCGGCGCGACCGAAAGGCGTGTGTTCGCCGAAGGATTCGACGCGTTCGGAATCCATGGTGGCGGGGATCAGCGGGGTCCACACCGGTCCGGGGGCCACGCAGTTGACCCGGATCCGCCGGTCGGCCAGGGACTGCGCCAGCGAATAGGTGAGCGCGATGACGGCACCTTTGGTGGCCGAATAGTCCATCAGGGTCTTGTTCCCGCGCAGGCCGTTGATCGAGGCGGTGTTGATGATGGCACCGCCGTCCGGCAGATGCGCCAGTGCCGCCTTCGTGACGTGGAAGTAACTGTCGATGTTGACGGCGAAGGTGTGTCGCCATTGTTCATCGGTGATGTCGGTGAAGCGCTCGGTCGGCGACTGATAGGCGACGTTGTTCACCAGCACGTCGATTCCGCCCAGCGCGCCGGCCGCGCGGCTGACCGCTGCGCGGCACTGCTCGGCCTCGGCCAGATCGCCGGGCAGTCGCAGGCAACGCCGACCGGCGCGCTCCACCAGCGCTGCGGTGTGGGTGGCGTCGTCGTGCTCCTCGAGGTAGGCGATCGCGACATCGGCGCCTTCCTTGGCGAACGCGATCGCCACCGCACGGCCGATACCCGAATCGCCGCCGGTGACCAACGCACGCTTACCGTCGAGCAACCCGCGGCCGACATATCCGGCCATCTCGTCACGCGGCGCCGCGGGCATGTCCGAGGTATGGCCGGGATAGCTGATGACCGTGTCATTTCCAGGCTGCATGTCGATGCGCCCCTAGTCTTCGCGGCCGTCGCGATCGAACTCGTCGAACCCGGAGTCGTCAGTGACCATCTCGCGTTGTTCCTGCCAGTCCGGATCGGTGGCCTCCAACGGTGGCCCGTCCAAGTCCGTGACGGGTACCTCGGCGTCGGGCACCGGTTCGCTGTGCTCACGTTGCTGCTCGAGTGCGTCAGCTACGGGCACCTCATCGGGCAGGTCTTCGCGGGTCATACTGCCGGGATACCCGGTGCCCCTTCGACCAAACTCTTCGAGCGTTGACGTGACCGTTGTCCGGATAGTTCGGCCCGCGAACTCCGCTGCGCCGCGATCAGTCCCCGCGCGGCACGGGACATCATCGACCGCCAGCATCTCCGTGGACGCAATTGCACTGGAGCCAAAGAGATTTCAGGTGATGCGAGTGTCTCCGTCCGCTGACGTCAGCCGCCCACCTTTCGGATCATCCGGGCGGTACTGCCCTCAAGAATCGCCTGGCGCTTGTCGCTGTTTCTGACGCGAGCCGCACGGCGCACTCCGGCGGCGATGGTCAGTCCGCCCCGGTATGCTTCGACCACCCGGGGATCGACGTAGGCACTCCGGGCGACCGCGGGGGTGTTGCCCAGCGCCTCGGCCACCTCCCGCATCACCGCGGATTCGACCCGCTTGACCACCTTCCCGTCGACCGGGGGATCGGCGCCGACGAACGCCTCGGCGGCCAGCACGGTGCCGTGCCAGGTGCGCAGGTCTTTGACGGTGTAGTCCTCGCCGATCATCTCCTTGAACCGGAGGTTCAGATCCTCGGCATGCACCTCCGTCCATTCGTGCGCGTGGCGGTAGGCCAGAAGCCGATCACCATTGCCCCGACTCCGCTGCAGGGACCGGACCGCTCGCGTCACCGCAGGATCCTCGACCAGCAGGGTACGACGGATACCGCTCTTGGCCGGATAGTCGAACTCGACGGCCTCCGAACGCAGGGTGATGTGTTCGCGCAGCAGCGTGGCGATACCGAAAGAGTTGTTCTCCTCGGCGTACTGGTCCCCACCGGCGCGGAAGTACCCGAGGTCGAGCAGGCGCAGTCCCAGCGCCAGCACGCGGTCGCGGGTCAGGCCACGACACCGCAGATCGGCGGCGATGTCGTTGCGCCAGTCAACGAGTCCGGCCGACAACTCCAACACCCGGTCGAACTTCTCCTCACGGCGATCCTCCTGCCACTGGGCGTGGTAGAGATACTGGCGCCGGCCCGCGGCATCGGTACCTGCGGCCTGGATGTGCCCGTTCGGATACGGGCAGATCCATACCTTTTTCCACGCCGGG
The genomic region above belongs to Mycolicibacterium sp. HK-90 and contains:
- a CDS encoding SDR family oxidoreductase; the protein is MQPGNDTVISYPGHTSDMPAAPRDEMAGYVGRGLLDGKRALVTGGDSGIGRAVAIAFAKEGADVAIAYLEEHDDATHTAALVERAGRRCLRLPGDLAEAEQCRAAVSRAAGALGGIDVLVNNVAYQSPTERFTDITDEQWRHTFAVNIDSYFHVTKAALAHLPDGGAIINTASINGLRGNKTLMDYSATKGAVIALTYSLAQSLADRRIRVNCVAPGPVWTPLIPATMDSERVESFGEHTPFGRAAQPDEIAPSYVFFAANQLSSYYSGEVLAPLGGETLPG
- a CDS encoding DNA topoisomerase IB; translated protein: MRLRHSSVGGPGLQRIRRGRGFGYRDDSGATVSDPETLRRIEGLVIPPAWKKVWICPYPNGHIQAAGTDAAGRRQYLYHAQWQEDRREEKFDRVLELSAGLVDWRNDIAADLRCRGLTRDRVLALGLRLLDLGYFRAGGDQYAEENNSFGIATLLREHITLRSEAVEFDYPAKSGIRRTLLVEDPAVTRAVRSLQRSRGNGDRLLAYRHAHEWTEVHAEDLNLRFKEMIGEDYTVKDLRTWHGTVLAAEAFVGADPPVDGKVVKRVESAVMREVAEALGNTPAVARSAYVDPRVVEAYRGGLTIAAGVRRAARVRNSDKRQAILEGSTARMIRKVGG